Proteins from one Halalkalicoccus sp. NIPERK01 genomic window:
- a CDS encoding PQQ-binding-like beta-propeller repeat protein, giving the protein MRQSVGVDEIGRRNFIQLTGGIIAAGAFTGTVSGAPNNNWPQPRADAGRTASTAASGPKDDVRTRWSAPGSDSGVIVGGCVYLSESGTVRALRLTDGSERWSMQTDGSFANLSATDETVYAAVGGEWNGIIALSTTDGTERWRQELLQPQHAPVIDDDLYVIVGNPESSDSDEFEGSLLALSATDGTVQWEHSLDLDRERPSAPAVLNDTIYVAGSEVIAIDTDGEELWRNPDGGHHLTVANGTVYVSISPGLRALSASDGSEQWEYAVTIDGRPAEDAHASAPAVVDGTVYFGLTDYQREGAAGIYALSTTDGSEQWTTLFESDVVIGAPVVADGVLYSHAAGFADFPSERGTVEGGRAFALDAADGSQQWEIGDAEDTEFSDLIVTDGLVLVGKLSIRAGESEILALEEAAS; this is encoded by the coding sequence ATGCGCCAATCAGTAGGAGTCGATGAGATTGGGCGACGGAACTTTATTCAGTTAACTGGCGGCATCATCGCTGCCGGTGCCTTCACGGGCACTGTGAGTGGTGCTCCGAACAACAATTGGCCCCAGCCGCGAGCGGACGCCGGTCGAACAGCTTCAACCGCCGCAAGCGGACCGAAAGACGATGTACGGACACGATGGTCAGCACCCGGAAGCGACAGCGGCGTCATCGTTGGTGGCTGTGTCTACCTGAGTGAATCCGGTACTGTACGAGCACTCCGACTTACAGACGGATCCGAGCGGTGGAGTATGCAAACCGACGGTTCTTTTGCCAATCTGTCTGCAACAGATGAGACCGTGTATGCTGCCGTGGGCGGTGAGTGGAACGGTATCATCGCTCTCTCAACGACCGACGGCACCGAACGATGGCGCCAGGAACTACTTCAACCACAGCACGCACCAGTGATCGACGACGATCTATACGTGATTGTCGGAAACCCCGAGTCCAGCGACTCCGACGAATTCGAGGGATCACTACTCGCCCTTTCGGCGACTGACGGAACAGTACAGTGGGAGCATTCGCTTGACCTTGATCGTGAGAGACCATCTGCACCAGCAGTATTGAACGACACTATCTACGTAGCCGGCTCAGAAGTGATCGCGATCGACACCGATGGCGAGGAACTCTGGCGCAACCCTGACGGCGGGCATCACCTTACCGTCGCGAACGGAACGGTCTATGTGTCCATCTCACCGGGACTGCGTGCGCTCTCAGCAAGCGATGGGTCCGAGCAGTGGGAGTATGCCGTCACCATTGACGGACGACCGGCCGAAGACGCTCACGCCTCAGCACCGGCTGTCGTTGATGGGACTGTGTATTTCGGTTTGACTGACTACCAACGTGAGGGTGCAGCAGGGATCTATGCGCTTTCGACGACTGACGGGTCCGAGCAGTGGACTACGCTGTTCGAGAGCGATGTCGTCATCGGGGCGCCAGTGGTCGCAGATGGCGTCCTCTATAGCCACGCGGCGGGCTTTGCAGACTTCCCCAGCGAGCGTGGAACCGTGGAAGGGGGAAGAGCGTTCGCGCTCGATGCCGCTGATGGAAGCCAGCAGTGGGAGATCGGTGACGCGGAGGACACGGAGTTCTCCGATCTGATCGTTACTGATGGGCTCGTTCTAGTCGGGAAGCTCTCGATACGTGCGGGCGAATCCGAGATACTAGCGCTCGAAGAGGCTGCTTCGTAG
- a CDS encoding GIY-YIG nuclease family protein: protein MIEYEFYSSDWGGVAWSDWLPLNSNSFGTVPREPGLYRIRHQDADRLYLEYIGESGDIRRRIQSLARGVYAEEMPYRDPHTAAPCLWAIRHEVGPALEVSHVSATELGDKQQRKGLETAFIALHRRATDRSPTANFGRIISGYKQSSYSYSDPAFKGGLLDEGDEEPNAEQGIEPPNWQLWETPRAREWMGLDWSEPYRLDQRLEATPPDNGLYRIWYKNSDAPLAYIGESSAIPSRLYNHETVFGGHALFAYAKRLDLDAAHKRQEIETDLLGAYYLATNESPLAQFGYSENVPPTGVRN from the coding sequence TTTGGGACCGTCCCACGAGAACCAGGACTATACCGGATTCGTCACCAGGACGCCGATCGTCTGTATCTCGAATACATCGGTGAATCGGGCGATATCCGCCGACGGATCCAGAGCCTTGCACGAGGTGTCTATGCCGAGGAGATGCCCTATCGCGATCCGCATACGGCAGCTCCCTGTCTCTGGGCCATCAGGCATGAGGTTGGCCCCGCTCTCGAAGTCTCACACGTGAGCGCCACAGAACTGGGAGACAAGCAACAACGAAAGGGACTCGAAACGGCATTCATCGCCCTCCATCGGCGTGCTACCGATCGGAGTCCGACCGCTAACTTCGGGCGGATCATCAGCGGCTACAAACAATCGTCGTACAGCTATAGCGACCCTGCGTTCAAAGGAGGTCTCCTCGACGAAGGCGACGAGGAACCAAACGCAGAACAAGGTATTGAGCCACCTAACTGGCAACTATGGGAAACGCCACGAGCCCGAGAGTGGATGGGGCTCGACTGGTCCGAACCATATCGATTAGACCAGCGCCTCGAAGCCACTCCGCCGGACAACGGCCTGTATCGAATCTGGTATAAAAACAGCGATGCACCGTTGGCCTACATTGGCGAATCGAGTGCGATTCCCTCCCGTCTCTACAACCACGAGACCGTCTTCGGCGGGCACGCTCTGTTCGCGTATGCCAAGCGTCTCGATCTCGACGCCGCTCACAAACGCCAAGAGATCGAGACGGACCTTCTTGGCGCGTATTACCTCGCTACGAATGAGTCTCCACTAGCTCAGTTTGGCTACTCGGAAAACGTTCCTCCTACTGGCGTTCGTAATTGA